One Corythoichthys intestinalis isolate RoL2023-P3 chromosome 9, ASM3026506v1, whole genome shotgun sequence DNA window includes the following coding sequences:
- the LOC130921697 gene encoding uncharacterized protein LOC130921697 isoform X2 encodes MLDDQSNSSLARSAFFDMFNVQGTIFPYTMRTCAGLSETQGRKADGFVVEDVDGKVSMMLPTITECDQIPDNRDEIPSPEVAAAHPHLRSIASQIPPLDPSADILLLLGRDIIQAHKVRGQEPFQPKIVL; translated from the exons atgttggatgatcagagcaattcatccttagccagatctgcgttttttgacatgtttaatGTGCAAGGTACCATATTCCCATACACCATGAGAACATGTGCAGGTTTATCAGAGACACAAGGTCGTaaagctgatggctttgttgtagaagatgtagatggtaaggtctccatgatgctgcctacaataacagaatgtgatcagattccagataatagagacgaaattcccagccctgaggtagcagcagctcaccctcatttgcgatcaatcgcttcacagattcctcctctcgacccatcggcagacattcttctgctcctgggaagggacatcattcaggctcataaagttcgtggtcag GAGCCTTTCCAACCGAAGATCGTGCTGTAG
- the LOC130921697 gene encoding uncharacterized protein LOC130921697 isoform X1 translates to MQGLDIGQTTPPMQRSLGLGWELLTDQFKFQVRVNERPFTKRGVLSVINSVFDPLGFAIPVIVGGRTILRDISTNVSEWDTELPKDKLEQWQKWKSSLGHLQHLEIPRMYTSIPLSAAQRIEIDVFCDASTKAVGAVAYLKLTNEDGHSEVGFLLGKARLAPKPDITIPRLELCAAVLAVEVAELVLEELDVTVDQVNLYTDSKVVLGYISNTKRRFHVYVHNRVERIRRFAQTHQWHYVPTHLNPADHATRALPAEQLSSSTWLRGPAFLSRLDQSQVRSQTFDLIDPETDCELRPEVTTCTTTLSKGQFNSARFERFSSWKVLQKAIAKLQHIAQSFKNNSEVSCRGWHNCNKHLTEKSLQLAKTTIIRTVQREVFAEDIGCIEKGTALKNSSPLSKLNPFVDTQGLLKVGGRLKKAQLSAEETNPILIPGKHHLAQLIIRHFHEKLCHQGRHFTEGAVRAGGFWIVGGKRAVSSVIFKCITCRKLRGRQPEQIMAELPEDRLSTDPPFTNVGLDVFGPWSVTVRKTRGANADAKRWAVIFTCMSTRAIHIEVIESMDTSSFINALRRFFAIRGGAKLLRSDCGTNFVSACKELQIDKLGCHNDKIGTFLKDSACKWQFNPPHASHMAGSWERMIGVTRKILNAMLLEHPYGKLTHEVLVTLLAEVTAIVNARPLTAVSTDPENPVILTPAMLLTQKVGTPPIPPGQFQTSDLFKAQWKRVQYLANVFWSRWQKEYIAGLQVRRKWKIKKPNLQMGDVVLMRESLEHRNNWPLGLITKSFPSEDGNVRKVEVKIFRNGENRFYIRPIREVVLLMSKDSM, encoded by the coding sequence ATGCAAGGTCTTGACATTGGGCAGACTACCCCACCAATGCAGCGCAGTTTGGGCTTAGGATGGGAGCTGTTGACTGACCAATTCAAgttccaagtaagagtaaatgaaAGGCCGTTCACAAAAAGGGGAGTTCTGTCAGTTATCAACAGTGTGTTCGACCCACTTGGTTTTGCTATTCCAGTAATCGTAGGGGGTAGAACCATACTCAGAGACATTTCCACAAATGTTTCAGAGTGGGACACTGAACTGCCAAAAGACAAATTAGAACAGTGGCAAAAGTGGAAAAGTTCCCTCGGACACCTACAACATCTTGAAATTCCCAGAATGTACACTTCAATACCGCTGTCTGCAGCCCAAAGAATAGAGATTGACGTTTTTTGTGATGCTTCCACAAAAGCCGTAGGTGCGGTAGCCTACCTCAAACTCACAAATGAGGACGGACACAGCGAAGTGGGATTCCTCCTCGGCAAAGCACGTTTAGCTCCTAAACCAGACATCACCATACCCCGACTTGAACTCTGTGCAGCAGTCCTGGCCGTGGAAGTAGCAGAGTTGGTTCTAGAGGAGCTGGATGTCACAGTCGatcaggtgaatctttacacagactcaaaggtagtgcttgggtacatctcaaacaccaagagacgctttcacgtttatgtgcacaacagagtcgaacgcatcaggcgctttgcacaaactcaccagtggcattacgtgcccacacacttaaatccggcagaccatgccacacgagcgttgcccgctgagcagctctccagctccaccTGGCTCAGAGGCCCAGCTTTCCTCTCCAGGTTGGACCAAAGTCAAGTTCGAAGTCAAACCTTCGATCTCATAGACCCAGAGACTGACTGTGAGTTGCGTCCTGAGGTAACAACTTGCACTACCACCCTATCAAAAGGCCAGTTTAATAGTGCCAGATTTGAAAGGTTTTCAAGTTGGAAGGTGCTGCAAAAGGCTATTGCCAAACTCCAACATATAGCTCAATCATTCAAGAACAACTCTGAGGTTTCCTGTCGTGGCTGGCACAACTGCAACAAACATTTAACTGAAAAGTCACTGCAACTAGCCAAGACCACGATCATTCGCACCGTTCAAAGAGAGGTCTTCGCAGAAGATATTGGATGCATTGAAAAAGGCACAGCTCTAAAAAACTCAAGTCCACTCAGCAAACTGAATCCATTTGTTGACACGCAAGGGCTCCTTAAAGTTGGAGGCCGACTAAAGAAAGCACAGTTGTCTGCAGAAGAAACCAATCCCATACTAATCCCTGGAAAGCACCATCTTGCTCAGCTCATAATAAGACACTTTcacgaaaaattatgtcaccagggaAGGCATTTCACGGAGGGAGCAGTCAGAGCAGGGGGCTTTTGGATTGTGGGAGGAAAAAGAGCAGTAAGCAGTGTGATTTTCAAGTGCATCACATGCCGCAAATTAAGGGGCAGGCAACCTGAACAGATCATGGCTGAACTTCCTGAGGACAGGCTGTCCACGGACCCTCCTTTCACAAATGTAGGCCTTGATGTGTTCGGTCCCTGGTCCGTTACAGTGAGAAAAACGCGTGGTGCTAATGCAGATGCTAAAAGATGGGCAGTCATATTCACCTGCATGAGTACACGTGCAATTCATATTGAAGTGATTGAGTCAATGGACACATCgtcattcattaatgcactgcgtcgtttctttgccatccgaggtggtgccaaactcttgagatctgattgtgggacaaattttgtgagtgcctgcaaagagctccaaatagacaaactaggctgtcacaatgacaaaataggCACATTCTTGAAAGACAGTGCGTGCAAATGGCAGTTTAATCCTCCACATGCATCCCATATGGCTGGTTCCTGGGAACGCATGATCGGCGTCACCCGAAAAATCCTCAATGCAATGCTCCTTGAACATCCATATGGGAAGCTCACACATGAAGTACTCGTGACATTGTTAGCTGAAGTCACCGCAATTGTAAATGCCCGTCCGCTAACAGCCGTTTCTACAGATCCCGAAAACCCAGTCATTCTTACTCCTGCGATGCTACTCACGCAAAAGGTTGGCACACCACCGATTCCACCAGGGCAGTTTCAGACCAGTGACCTATTCAAAGCCCAATGGAAGCGCGTGCAGTacttagctaatgttttctggagtcgttggcagaaagaatacatcgcaggcttgcaggttcgtcgcaagtggaaaataaaaaagccgaaccttcaaatgggcgacgttgttttaatgagggagtctctggaacataggaataattggccactcggactgatcacaaaatctttcccaagtgaggacggtaatgtcagaaaagttgaggttaagattttccgaaacggcgagaataggttttacattcgcccaattcgtgaagttgtgcttttgatgtctaaggatagcatgtaa